From Punica granatum isolate Tunisia-2019 chromosome 1, ASM765513v2, whole genome shotgun sequence:
CCGGATAAACCCCATCTTCGAGCTTCCAATCAAAGGAGTTAAGGAGTGAACCGAGCATCAGGTGCAACATTCTCATGGCCAATGGCAGCCCCGGGCATAATCTCCGTCCTCTGCCAAACGGCAAGAGCTCGAAGTTTTGTCCCTTGACATCAATGTCCAGCTGCCCCAAGAACCTCTCTGGTATAAACTCGTCCGGGTCATTCCAAATGGCCGGATCCCTGCCAATGGCCCAGACATTGACCAGGATTTGGGTACCCTCCAGGATGGTGTAGCCGCCGACCTGCACTGTCGCTCCGGCCCTACGGGGGACTAGCAGTGGGAGCGGCGGGTGCATCCGCAAGGTCTCCTTTACCGTTGCTTGTAAGTACGGTAGTCGAGCAATATCAGATTCCTCGACAGCGTTGCCCCTACCAATCACCTGTTCAAGCTCGGCCTGAGCTTTTAATAACCTTTCAGGATTACGCAGCAACTCGGCCATTGCCCACTCCAACGTACTTGAAGGGGTCTCACTCCCCCCGGTAAAAAGGTCCTGGACATGATtgagaaattaaagaaaaaaaaaaacagttacGAGAAAGTCACTAGAAGACTAGTTCATCTCACCGTAAAACGAAAGAAATCAACCAAAGGTGTTATTGAAAGCATAAATTAACCACACCGTCTCAAACAGTATTAACCTTTTGGATTAGACGAATTTGGTCACTTCAAACTCTCAAAAAAGATAAGGTCATGGTATTAACAAGGTAAGGTAATGGAATTAATTCATCATATCATCGAAATTCATTTTTGTTTCTGTTCTGGCGGAGATTTTTTTGACAGGAAAACattaatagaaataaaaatttaaactgACCAAGAACAGATGCTTCATGAGAAACAGATCCATGCCCTCCTCTTTATCTTCGCTAAGGTCAAGAAGAGCATCCAACATGTCATTCTTCCTCACAAAGCCTGAGATCTCCCTGTCCTGCAGCCTGTCGTTGATGATCCTATCGAAAACATCGAACATCCGCCCGAAGTAACCGGTCATCCTCTTTCTCACACCCAGTGGGTCCACCCTCTTGAGCACCGGGAAGTAGTCTGCCAAGTTTGGCTTCCCTGCCTCCACCATGATCTGCCACACCGACTCCTTGAACTCTTTGGCCGACTCAGAGTTGGGGTCTGCCAGGTCCATGGAGACGATCGTGTTCCCCATCAGGTTGAGTGAAGACTTAAACCCCGCCTCGCCAATGTCCACCGAGCTTCCCTTCTCACTACACTTCCCCATGTGCACCAGGAGTTCCTGTAGCTAAATATGTCAAATTTCATatgtagaagaagaagaagatagacAGGACTTTTGAACAGCCCACCATTTCTCGCTTTTTCTATGATGTATATTAGTTTTCTTGTTCACACCTGGATTTTTCGGCGGCGGTGGTGTTGGTTTGAGTCGAGCGTCTTTGGTGCAAACAGGTGCACATTGCAAATCCGGCGGAGGTTTTTCCAGAGTGGATCAGAGACGGGGACCCAAGGTAGGCCGAGCTCATGATGgcggagggaggtgatggactCGGGGATGTGGCGGTTGGAGAGGGAGACATCGTGGGTCTGGAGGATCTCTCGTGCCATTGGGGCCGAGGAGATGACCATGGTGGTGACACGGCCCAATTTCAGTCTCATGATCGGGCCGTGGACACTGGCAAGATTGGTTAGGGACCTGTGGGGTCAAGAACCAAGCTCGAGGAGGTTCCCGATCACTGGGAGCGGCCTCGGTCCTGGAGGCAGCTTCCCGCCTTGGCCCATTTTAACTCTGTTTGCAATGTAGACGAGAGCCTGGAGCAGCCCCCAAGAGAGGTAGAGTCCCAACATCAAGACCAACAAGTCCATAATCTCTCTATGCGTGCTCGCTTGAGAGCTTTCGTTTTCTTGGTAACTAGCGAGAGAGCTTTACTTACGTGCTCAACTATATTTATTGCACAACCAGTAGTGATAGCCTATTGATTTTAAGCTCACTCCCATGTAATTTAGAGACTCCCaggtctcgagttcgaatTTCCGAAGACATGCTAGGGTGGACTCTTTGACTTGAGCTTGGGATTATCTTCGACTTCTGTGAGTTATACTAGGCTCCTGATTGTCTGATATGTTCACGATTGAACACGAGAGGTCGAACATTGCGTAGCGGGAATGACAATATTGCTGTCACTCCTGCCCAccattattaaaaagaaaactacatTTATCGCACAAGGGAAGCTTTCAACGTTGCCAGGTGTGTCCAAAGTGACCATTTCCAAAAAATAGGGCAGGTAGCAATGTCTCTATCACTCTTTAAATTAAtcccataaaaaaattttaattaaacggcAATTTAGTCTTCTTGGATTATAAGGAGGTCTTATCAATCTGTTAAGAAATAGAGAACGAGAAGGCAACGGGCATGAGAAGCTCTAAATCAACACGGAACGAAGCTCTTAACACTTACAGAACCTTTTGTGGTTTCTGTAAAATACCCACTTGGGTCTACacggacttgagcccatctgcaactCAAAAGCTTAAACTGATAGGGTTACTGGACCCAacctaactagaggtgcacctttAGCTACCTCGGAACTGGACCGGACCACTCTTGGGCCTGATTAACATaaggcgcactcttggctacctcgaaattgaatctggcgtggtgtgagcccacatgagcgcgcggaagcataacccgctctgataccatgtaaaatacccacttgagcctacacggacttgagtccatctgcaacccaaaagcttaagctgataggttactggactcaagcctcatataagcttgtggtttctttctcaatttttcgatgtgggacaacatatctcaatagtttcttttatttgatAAACAAAAGGTGACCAACAATAGTGGCAATTTTGTTGCCTCTCGCTATGAACTAAACAACCAGAGCATACACTTACCTCATCAACGCAGTACCACAAAAGATCTAGTATAGTTCACGGAAGTCAATGTCCTCCAAAATCAGGTCAAAAAGCACACTTTTAGCAAATTAAAATAGAACTTGCCCCAATATTCAACTTTGAATTTTAAGTAATTATCCTCCTCTCTTGTGAGTTTTTGATGAGTTACCACAGTCAGTGATACTCGATCTGGTTTTCGatcataattttcttttatgaggAAGATCTATGTGTCTAAAAGAGGGTGTAGCGATCAACATGACTTAGTTTAAGCGGTTCGTAGCGTGTTCTCCTGAAACAAGGTATCGAGTTTGAGTAttatgaatggaaaaaatccaTGACGTGAGCATTTTTCCTTAGTGGACCGACCCCTCTATACTGGATTAATCGGGTCCAATTGCACTTTTGAATACCAGTATTCtcgccgaaaaaaaaaaatggtgtaATACAATGGCGCATGCTCTTGCTGGCAATCAAAAGCTTCCAGATTCGATATCCAGGGAATTACCCGTATCCCTTTATTAGCtcttaggatttctattttattatactagacCTACCAACCTTCCatgtaattcaaaaaaaaaaaagagcacaCTGGTTTTATTGGCGAGGATTTAACCCAAAACCCCCTCGTTACAAGTTAGCATTTATGCCACTCCACTAATATTTCTAACTCATTTTCTATTATGATTTACCGTTGCTGTTATAATTGTACTTGAGGTCCGATAATATGTCATGATGGTCATTGGTAATCCTACTACAAAAAAATCTAACCATCAGTTTACCCACgtgttctttttttatttttctcttcatTTTATGTCCTTACTCCTTAGTCCTTACTAAAATTAGCTCATTTACACCCATGGAAGTGCAATTTATTGATCAGCTCTGTGGGACTTGATCCATAGTTTACTTTTCAATGCTTACCTGCACATGTCACGCCACTCTGGACACCCATTCTCAACAATTTACTAAGAGCTGGACTCTCTTCTGTACTCAGGTAAACTGTCACGAGGTGAGCTTCCTCTAATCTTTCACATACCCTGCCTAGGGACAGATCGCACAGATTAACATGAATCGCACAATATTGGTAATAGCCTGCATTTGTACTTTGGGCCTGCCTTGGTGATAGCCTATACAAGCGCTTAAAATTCGCTTTAATACTATGttcaattttcattaaatcTATGAGTGGTTAGACCCATTTTCAACTTAAAAATTTGAGTAGCACGGTGGAAAGCTCTATATAAACTCAAGAAATCGCACTTTATAAGCCCGTATAGGATAAAATCCATATTGACTTTCAAAACTTACCTTATACATTATAAGACCATTTGGAAGGGGGGAAAACAATGGGTACGGGAggttttttttcaaaatattccTGTTTAATTCATACCAATTTTTCTAGAACAAAAACTTAAAACCATTTGGGAGGATAAAAAAAACCGCCAGCCCATTGTTTCGGTTTTTTTGAACGGTTTTTTCGGGGACTGAAAGTGGAAAACGTATGAGaccaattgaaaaaatttcGAAAACAATCGAGAATcgcaaaaaaagaataaatatattttcctttcttttttccacaggaatgaactaaaatatataataacactacaatataattatttctgAACAATCTAACAATGATTTTactagaaatatatatagatatgtacatatatgaaTTTTGGGTGGGTTCAGGTACCACCGAGATTTTCAGTTGATCCCGTTATTTTCGTGTGGATTTTTCATGCCTTTAAAAGCCATTCatttagattttaagttttatgAGTTCGGTTTTTTCCAGTCAAGTTAGGTTCAGTTTGTTTGGGTTTtcgatttttcaaattttttttttacaccCTACCTTTATTGAATTGGGGCCACGTGTTGCACCATTTACTTACAGAATATTagtataattatattgttattCCAACTATATCTCTTGATGATAAGCAGAAGAATGTACCAACTGGAatacaatatttttatttcaccaATGTGTCTTTCTTCTTTGGTGTACATCACGATACTCAGAAGTCCAATTAGCCCCGCCAAGTTAAATTCGAGGCGAGTTGGCTCATTAAGAGGTAATACTCTACCAATCACatgaattttctacattcacaaaACTTGAGTcgaaaaatcttatttaaggtaaa
This genomic window contains:
- the LOC116192518 gene encoding geraniol 8-hydroxylase-like, translating into MRLKLGRVTTMVISSAPMAREILQTHDVSLSNRHIPESITSLRHHELGLPWVPVSDPLWKNLRRICNVHLFAPKTLDSNQHHRRRKIQELLVHMGKCSEKGSSVDIGEAGFKSSLNLMGNTIVSMDLADPNSESAKEFKESVWQIMVEAGKPNLADYFPVLKRVDPLGVRKRMTGYFGRMFDVFDRIINDRLQDREISGFVRKNDMLDALLDLSEDKEEGMDLFLMKHLFLDLFTGGSETPSSTLEWAMAELLRNPERLLKAQAELEQVIGRGNAVEESDIARLPYLQATVKETLRMHPPLPLLVPRRAGATVQVGGYTILEGTQILVNVWAIGRDPAIWNDPDEFIPERFLGQLDIDVKGQNFELLPFGRGRRLCPGLPLAMRMLHLMLGSLLNSFDWKLEDGVYPETMEMVEKFGITVQKAQPLRALPLPIKK